TGGTACTACATTTTCGGGGAAGGACGGTTGGAAAACTTCGTTCGACGGCTCCCCGTCACCAGTCGCAGCAGCCACGGGCGGACCACCCGCGGCTCGTCGATGACGGTCGAGGTCTTCTACCCCGGCGACGTCGACCCGGACGCCGTCGCCCTGGGGGAGTTCGCGCGAGGCCTGCTCGCCGCGCTCGAGCCCGTCCTGCCCCCCGACCGCGCGGAATATCACGTGCCCTGACGGACGAGGGCGAGACAGGCACACGCCGGCGCACGCCGCCGCGGACCCAAGGCGATCGACACGATGAAACGCGCCCTGATCACCGGCATCACCGGACAAGACGGCTCCTACCTCGCCGAGTTCCTCCTGGACAAGCCCGACTACGAGGTCCACGGCCTGGTGCGGCGGTCGAGCACCCTGAACCGGCAGCGCATCGACCACCTCTCCCACGACGCCACGGGCGCCGGCCGCTTCTCCCTCCACTACGCCGACCTGGCCGACGCCTCGTGCCTCTCGGCGCTGCTGGAGGAGATCCAGCCCGACGAGGTCTACAACCTCGGGGCCCAGAGCCACGTCCGCGTCTCGTTCGACCAGCCCCTGTACACCGCCGACGTCGTCGGCCTGGGGACGCTTCGCCTGCTGGAGGCCGTCCGCGTCCTCAACCGCCGGCGGCCCGTCCGGTTCTATCAGGCGTCCAGCTCCGAGATGTTCGGCTCGGCTCCCGCGCCCCAGGGGCCGGACACCCCGTTCCACCCCCGCAGCCCCTACGCCGTCGCCAAGCTCTACGCCCACTGGCAGACGATCAACTACCGCGAGGCCTACGGCCTGTTCGCCTGCTCGGGCATCCTGTTCAACCACGAGAGCCCGCGCCGGGGCGAATCGTTCGTCACCCGCAAGGTCACCCTCGCCGCGGCGCGGATCAAGGAGGGCCTGCAGAAGCGCCTGGTCATGGGCAACCTGGAATCCAAGCGCGACTGGGGCTTCGCCGGCGACTACGTCCGCGCCATGTGGCTGATGCTCCAGCAGGAGAAGCCCGACGACTACATCGTCGCCACCGGCGAGACCTACTCGATCCACCAACTCCTCGAGAAGGCCTTCCAGCTCGTCGACCTGGACTACCGCGACTTCGTCGATTTCGACGAGCGCTACGTCCGCCCTTCCGAGGTCGACGTCCTGCAAGGCGACGCGACGAAGGCCCGCCAGGTCCTCGGGTGGGAGCCCGAGGTCGACTTCGACGGCCTCGTCCAGATGATGGTCGAACACGACCTCGAACTCGCCCGCCGCGAGAAGCACGCCCTCGCCTTCCAGGCGGGCTGACCCGCCCGAGGCGCCGAACGCAGGGGGCTACGCGCCTCCCGGACGCCGGCTCCCCCGGCCCGGCGCGGGCCCTTCGGCCCCCTCTCGAAGCCGCTCCCCAGGACGTCCCCGATCCGCCCCCGGCGGGCTTGCCTTCGGGGGCGACTTCTGGTCTACTTCGACGTCACGCAGGGATGATCCACCAGGGAAGGTCGGAGGTGCCATGGACGTACAAGCGCGCACATATCGGGACTCCGTGGTCGTGGCCTGCCCGGACGCCCGCCCGCCCGCCTATCAGGCCGTGGTCGGGATGCATCGCGCGGCGATGCTCAAGCGGTTCGTGACCTCGTACTACCACGACCCCGACGGCCTGGGCGCGACGCTCACGCGCAAGCTCGCCCCCGCCCTCTACGACCGCTGGCGGCGGCTCCTGGCCCGGCGCCACGACGACGAGATCCCCGCCGATCGGGTCGCCTCGGCGCCGACCGTCGACCTGGCGCTACGGGTCGAGTCGAAGTTCGCCGGCCGCCCCCGCCTGAAGCGCGCGGCCGCTCGGGCGCGCACCCACTGGTTCGACCGCCGCCTGGCCCGCGAACTGGCCGCCTCGCCGCCGGAGGCCCTGCTGGTGTTCAGCGACGTCGGCTCGGGCGTGGCGATGCCGCTCTGCCGCCGGCGCGGGATCGCGACCGTCCTGAGCATGGTCCACGGCGACGTCCGCGAGGAGGCCCGGCTCCTGGAGGCCGAGGAGGCCCTCGCGCCCGACTTCTTCCCGCTCTACCTGGGCGACGCCGCGCTCGACCGCGAGGAGATGGCCTGGCTGCACGCCCGCCGGCTCCAGGACCTGGCGCTGGCCGACCGGATCCTCGTCCCCTCCGAGCACATCGCCGCGACCCTCGAACGCGAGGGCGTCCCCCGCGACCGACTCCGCGTCATCCCCTACGCGGCCGACTGCCGCCGCTTCCGGCCCCTGACGAACCGCCGGCCCGACGACTCCTGCACCTTCCTGTTCGCGGGCGGGGTCAGCCAGCGCAAGGGGATCAAGTACCTCCTGGAGGCCTGGGCGAAGGTCCGCCGGCCCGGTTGGCGGCTCCAGCTTTTGGGCCCGATGCCCCGCCGCCTCGGGCCGCTGGAAGGCCTGATGGAAGGCGTCGAGCCGCTGGGACGCGTGGGCCATCCCGAGGTCCCCGCGCACATGGCGTCGGCCGACGTCTTCGTCTTCCCGTCCCTGTTCGAGGGGTCGGCCGTCGTGACCTACGAGGCGCTCGCCTGCGGGCTGCCGGCCGTGGTCACGCCCGAGGCCGGCTCGGTCGTCCGCGACGGCGTCGAGGGCCTGGTCGTCCCGGCGCGCGACGTCGACGCCCTCGCCGCCGCGATGGCCCGCCTGGGCGACGACCCCACGCTGCGGGCGCGGATGTCGGCCGCGGCGCGGGGGCGGGCGATGGACTTCGACTGGCCCCGCTACCACGTCGCCGTCGTCGAGGCCGTCGTCGGCCTGATCGAAGAACGCCGCCCCCGCCGAGGTCGCGCGACCGAACGCGGGCGAGCGCCGCTGGCGCGGGCCGGCGCGTAGGAGGGCGGCCGAGGACGGCGGATCGACCGGACATGGATGGGCATCCCGCCAGGGAAGGGGGGCGACGCGGCGAGCGTCGAGAGTCATGGACGACTTGCAATACGTCTACGCGACGGCCGGGGTCATCGGCCTGTACTTCCTGCTGCAGGTCGCGACGCGGCGGTTCGACCCGTTCGCGCCGGTCTGGCTCTTCTTCGTCGGCTACGTCCAGATCTACGTCATCCAGGCGATCAACTACCACGACTGGGCGATCGGCGTGCGAGGCGAGGAGGTCGTGACGACCGCCAACTCCCGCGCCCTCTGGGCGCTCGTGTGGTTCCTGGCCGTCTACCACGTCGGCGCGGGGCGGCTGATCGCCCCCAGGCTGCCCCGGGCGCCGCAAGGGTGGTCGACGCCGACCGTCGCCGCCCTGAGCCCGGTGCTGATCGTCTGGGGGCTGTTCTGCGCCGGCGTCTTCGGCGGCGGCATCGGCCAGGAAGACCTGTCCGCCGAGGGGACGCTGCTGCGATCCTTCCCGTTCGTGATGATGGTCGCGGCGATCCTCCTGATCACGACCGGGCGGCGGGTCGACGCGCCCCGGCCGGCGTTCTTCGCCGCGGGCCTCGCCGTGGCCGGCCTGTACGTCCTGATCTGGATGTTCAACGCCAAGCGGTCGCACTCGCTGATGGGGGTGCTGACGACCATCTGCGCCATCTACGTCACCCGGCTGAAACGGCCGT
The DNA window shown above is from Paludisphaera mucosa and carries:
- the gmd gene encoding GDP-mannose 4,6-dehydratase, producing the protein MKRALITGITGQDGSYLAEFLLDKPDYEVHGLVRRSSTLNRQRIDHLSHDATGAGRFSLHYADLADASCLSALLEEIQPDEVYNLGAQSHVRVSFDQPLYTADVVGLGTLRLLEAVRVLNRRRPVRFYQASSSEMFGSAPAPQGPDTPFHPRSPYAVAKLYAHWQTINYREAYGLFACSGILFNHESPRRGESFVTRKVTLAAARIKEGLQKRLVMGNLESKRDWGFAGDYVRAMWLMLQQEKPDDYIVATGETYSIHQLLEKAFQLVDLDYRDFVDFDERYVRPSEVDVLQGDATKARQVLGWEPEVDFDGLVQMMVEHDLELARREKHALAFQAG
- a CDS encoding glycosyltransferase family 4 protein; the protein is MDVQARTYRDSVVVACPDARPPAYQAVVGMHRAAMLKRFVTSYYHDPDGLGATLTRKLAPALYDRWRRLLARRHDDEIPADRVASAPTVDLALRVESKFAGRPRLKRAAARARTHWFDRRLARELAASPPEALLVFSDVGSGVAMPLCRRRGIATVLSMVHGDVREEARLLEAEEALAPDFFPLYLGDAALDREEMAWLHARRLQDLALADRILVPSEHIAATLEREGVPRDRLRVIPYAADCRRFRPLTNRRPDDSCTFLFAGGVSQRKGIKYLLEAWAKVRRPGWRLQLLGPMPRRLGPLEGLMEGVEPLGRVGHPEVPAHMASADVFVFPSLFEGSAVVTYEALACGLPAVVTPEAGSVVRDGVEGLVVPARDVDALAAAMARLGDDPTLRARMSAAARGRAMDFDWPRYHVAVVEAVVGLIEERRPRRGRATERGRAPLARAGA